A single window of Micrococcaceae bacterium Sec5.1 DNA harbors:
- the ilvC gene encoding ketol-acid reductoisomerase has product MTEMFYDDDADLSIIQGRKVAIVGYGSQGHAHALNLRDSGVEVVIALKEGSKSTAKAEDAGFTVKNVADAAEWADVIMILAPDQHQRAIYNDSIKDKLTEGKALAFAHGFNIRFGYIEPPAGVDVILIAPKAPGHTVRREFEAGRGIPDIIAVEQDASGSAWELAKSYAKAIGGTRAGVIKTTFTEETETDLFGEQSVLCGGVSQLVQYGFETLTEAGYQPQIAYFEVLHELKLIVDLMWEGGIAKQRWSVSDTAEYGDYVSGPRVITPEVKENMKAVLADIQSGAFAKRFIEDQDNGAVEFKELRAKAEQHPIEEVGRELRSLFSWQQQDQDYVEGSAAR; this is encoded by the coding sequence GTGACTGAAATGTTCTACGACGACGACGCAGACCTGTCGATCATCCAGGGCCGCAAGGTTGCCATCGTCGGCTACGGTTCCCAGGGCCACGCGCACGCACTGAACCTGCGCGATTCCGGCGTCGAGGTTGTTATCGCGCTGAAGGAAGGGTCGAAGTCGACCGCCAAGGCAGAGGACGCAGGCTTCACGGTCAAGAACGTTGCCGACGCCGCTGAATGGGCCGACGTCATCATGATCCTTGCGCCGGACCAGCACCAGCGCGCGATCTACAACGACTCCATCAAGGACAAGCTGACCGAAGGCAAGGCACTCGCCTTCGCCCACGGCTTCAACATCCGCTTCGGCTACATCGAGCCGCCCGCAGGCGTCGACGTCATCCTGATCGCTCCGAAGGCTCCGGGCCACACCGTGCGCCGCGAATTCGAAGCCGGCCGAGGCATCCCGGACATCATCGCTGTTGAGCAGGACGCATCCGGTTCCGCTTGGGAGTTGGCCAAGTCCTACGCCAAGGCCATCGGTGGCACGCGCGCCGGTGTCATCAAGACCACCTTCACCGAAGAGACCGAAACGGACCTCTTCGGCGAGCAGTCCGTCCTTTGTGGCGGCGTTTCCCAGCTGGTCCAGTACGGCTTCGAAACCCTCACCGAAGCCGGCTACCAGCCGCAAATCGCCTACTTCGAGGTCCTTCACGAGCTCAAGCTCATCGTTGACCTCATGTGGGAAGGTGGCATCGCCAAGCAGCGCTGGAGCGTCTCCGACACCGCAGAGTACGGCGACTACGTTTCCGGCCCCCGCGTCATCACTCCCGAGGTGAAGGAAAACATGAAGGCTGTCCTCGCGGACATCCAGAGTGGTGCCTTCGCCAAGCGCTTCATCGAGGACCAGGACAACGGCGCCGTCGAGTTCAAGGAACTGCGTGCCAAGGCAGAGCAGCACCCGATCGAAGAGGTTGGACGCGAACTGCGTTCCTTGTTCTCCTGGCAGCAGCAGGACCAGGACTACGTCGAAGGCTCCGCAGCCCGCTGA
- the ilvN gene encoding acetolactate synthase small subunit: MSRHTLSVLVEDKPGVLTRVASLFARRAFNINSLAVGPTEVPGMSRMTVVVDADGDLIEQVTKQLNKLINVIKIVELTSESSVQRDHILVKVRADAATRLQVTQAADLFRAAVVDVSTDSLVIEATGTPEKLAALLSVLEPFGIREIVQSGTLAVGRGSRSMSDRALRSA, encoded by the coding sequence ATGAGCCGCCACACACTGTCCGTTCTGGTCGAAGACAAGCCCGGCGTGCTGACCCGCGTAGCCAGCCTCTTCGCCCGGCGCGCGTTCAACATCAATTCACTGGCTGTGGGACCCACTGAAGTTCCCGGCATGTCCCGCATGACGGTCGTCGTCGATGCCGACGGCGACCTCATCGAGCAGGTCACCAAGCAGCTCAACAAGTTGATCAACGTGATCAAGATCGTTGAACTGACTTCCGAATCTTCCGTACAACGCGACCACATCCTGGTCAAGGTACGTGCGGATGCCGCGACACGCCTGCAGGTAACCCAAGCTGCAGACCTGTTCCGTGCCGCCGTCGTCGACGTGTCTACAGACTCGTTGGTGATCGAGGCAACCGGTACCCCCGAGAAGCTCGCTGCACTGCTCTCAGTGCTCGAACCATTCGGCATCCGTGAAATCGTGCAGTCCGGCACCCTGGCCGTTGGACGGGGATCCCGCTCCATGAGTGACAGGGCGCTCCGCTCCGCGTAG